TTGGCGTTGACTTCGATTCGCGTTGAACTCGTCATCGCAAACGACGCGCCGCAGGTTGAGATTGAAGCAGAAGTCCAGACGGTAGGGCGTACGGGTGTAGAAATGGAAGCACTCACTGCTGTATCCGTCGCGGCACTGACAGTTTACGATATGTGTAAGGCAGTAGACAGGGAAATGGTCATCGGCGATGTTAGGCTTGTCAAGAAAACGGGTGGTAAACATAGTTATCATGCTTCGCAGTGAGAACAGTCGTCAGTTAAAAGAGGCATCTGATAACGACGACACAAACTTGGAAACGAGGAGCGGTTAGAAGTTAGTCAATAGGTTTCGCGTCCGAAAAGATGCTACTAACAACTCATAACCGACAACCATTATGCGTCAAGTATT
This portion of the Candidatus Poribacteria bacterium genome encodes:
- the moaC gene encoding cyclic pyranopterin monophosphate synthase MoaC, which produces MKEQLTHFDEKGNTRMVNVGGKEETLRIAIARGHIAARPETLQLIAEQGMKKGDVLEVARLAGIMAAKRTGELIPLCHPLALTSIRVELVIANDAPQVEIEAEVQTVGRTGVEMEALTAVSVAALTVYDMCKAVDREMVIGDVRLVKKTGGKHSYHASQ